Genomic window (Syngnathoides biaculeatus isolate LvHL_M chromosome 6, ASM1980259v1, whole genome shotgun sequence):
ACGTACGGCCGCTGGAACTCCTTTTGGTGGCGGTGCAGCCAGCTGGAATGCGGCAAAGGCGGGAGCGGCGCCGGAGCGACGGGCAGCTGGCCATGTGCGATCTGCAAGGCCGGGTCCTTCGCCGTCGGACAGCGGGGGAGGCCTGATCCATTATTCGCCGCCGCCGGGTCCAGTTCCAGTGAAACGGGAGAGTAGCGGCCGCTGTTGAGCGCGAGAGCCTCGTTGTCGGCGGCCACCGACGGAGAACTGTCAGCGTCCGTCTCTTGGTCCAGGCTGAGGCTGAGGCTGGTTCCGGCGCACCCGTTGGGACCGTATCGGGCGAAGGGGCCTCCCAGCCGGCTGCCGTAATCCCGTTGCAGGTGGCACGTCATGTGGAAGGAGCGCGCTCGTCTCTCCCCCATGTTGGTTCCAAACTTGAGAGGAGATGGAGCTGGTGGCGGATCCACGACGGGCAGGGAGCACTCGGAGGAGGTCGTGAAGACGATCTTAGCGAGGCATGGCTAGCTTCCGGACGAGCGCTCTGTCTGCGGGCTGGCGGGTGCGTCCATACCTGCGGCGGAAGAGGTGAAGTGAGATGTGGAGATCGTGTGACTGAAAGGAAGCCCTGCGCTCTATTGTGCTCCTTTGGCATCAGccattaaaaatacaacaccTGAACAATGGACACCACTTGATTCTGGACCAACGTATTAGACACTGAACGTATTCCCTCTTGAACTCCTCTTGTCTAACTCAATTGAAGAGAGTAGCGGTTGCCAATTAAGGGTTACACGCATTCATTTATGGGGAAGGCCTTCTTTTTACAAAATGATTAGGCTACTGGAAAGTACGGCGAAAAAACagccaaataaattattttataagAGCGGATAAACTGCCATAAAGGGTATTCAGGATTGGTTCATcccaaaaccaaaaataaagatgaaaaccATTTATCAATTgaatttattggaaaaaaaaatgaataggtgAAGGCGGCattgtggagcagctggtagagcgttggcctcacagttttaaggtcccgggttcaatcccggacctgcctgtgtggagttggcatgttctccccgtgcctgcgtggatttcctccaggcactccggtttccacacacatcccgaaaacatgcaacattaatcggacaccctaaattgccccaaggtgtggttgtgagtgcggctgtttgtctcgatgtgccctgcgattggctggcaaccagttcagggtgtaccccgcctccggcccattgacagctgggataggctcaagcactcccgcgacccttgtgaggataagcggcaaagaaaatggatggatggatggatggatggataggcgAATGTACAGGTGCCAAACTGCAGGTTTGTGAAGGTCCACTTGACTTAAGAGTCCAGTTCTTTCTGATCAAACAATCATatctcaaaacatttcaaataatacATCCCCACTTAAaggaacaacaaaataaatatttatgtaaCATTTAACAAGAAAACAGCACCATAGTGTATTGTACTTAGAGAACGGAAAGTATTAAAAAGTTTGTGATTCATGATTTTACATTATATCAATTTACGTTACTTCCAAGTCAAATTTATATTATTTCTTAACAAGATGGACtgacaactagttcagggtgtagtgcacctttcgcccgaagctagctgggataggcttcagctttcccgcaaccccttgtgaggataagcagcttggataatggcatgACAACTAGCACCTCCCTGACATCCAAATCTTGTATCATAGTTGAGATGTATCTCCTCAATTAAAGTCCTATTCACACATGgatttggcgccatcttgtggcatattAGGGTGTTTAACAAAAGGCGAAAGTAGGTTTGTGTTTCAGCAGATCGCTGGCAATAGTTTTGACGGGAAAATAAGACAAATATGTGAATTTGTCAATCGAGAACCGCAAATAGGCAGGTCTTCTTTACCGTGACGTGAATCCATCACTTTTCTGCACCGTTTGTCCTCATCAGGTTCACGAGTGCCATTTGATTTTGGACGAGATCTTGCGCAtaccccggactggtcgccagccgattggattttgaacaattttacaGTGTATTACAGTGCAAGTGATGACCTGCAAGCATAATACTGGCGCAAGCAGGGCTGAAATATTCCCAGAATTGAGCCATATGTGAACCAGAGATGggtcagcacacacacacacacacacacacacacacacacacacacacacacagctgaggATTTTCCACGTAACAAATAGTGCGATGTTGCGCCGACCCTGATGGAGGTCAAAACCTGTCAGTGTGGCCATCTGGGGAGGTAAAAGAAACGCACGGCGCCCTGAAAACATTGAAAGCTACAATGTCACTGTTTTGAGGTATGAGGGTTGGAGAAAAATATCGATAAATCAAAGCAtcacaatacagtacataactGTGTGGGAACGTAACCGAGCCTCAGGTTGAGCACacgacacgtcacatccgcgcgcGTAGGTCGCCAAAACATCAGCGACCGGGAACTTTCAAAATTGCTGATATAAACATCCTCAACTCAACTTTAAAttatatctgatgaaaatcttgattttaaggtgccactgtcatgaaatgttattaatgaataaacagcagcccggtatggacccatctgttttttttttttccccaccacaaaacatggtttTGACCTATATGACTTTTGGTAACTCCCACCGAGAAAATCctgtcgagggatttgtttttggcaagaaacaggaagtgacgttggaggcagtagtgcACTCAACCGGACTCGTTTCCTTttgttagttttacctgcggaaaGGGAGCTCGcggttccttcgtgttagccaaaatgccggctcgttgcattgctggacattgctcgaacactcgggaggatggatttactcttcataagtttccaagagacccaattcatcatgaaaaatggattgcgcgggtgcaaaagacgagagcttcatgggttccaaatgacaggtagctactaaaaaaaaaaaaaaaaaaacaatagttcggGGAGGGATCCTTTCagcgccgtgtccgccgatcacggcttcggctgagCTTGCTCATCCATGCTGTCTGGgactctgttgttagttagaagtgatccgcatatcatctaaatatggctcaaaacgatggggtaatatttccccggtaacTTCCCTCGATTtggagatgttctcttctttgaaaagagcttccgtgtctgaaggggcgtgtcctctAGTCGCTGGCagagcgtgttttcattggcgaatgtccagggtgacgtcacggccaTTAGATGCAgaaaatatggcgaccacttggatctcggatgacacttccgcaactttgcgcatggaggacgcgctctccgctcatatttattttttcagatgggcatttaagtgaataatgttgtatgtatttttcatttcaatatccattttagaatgtttatagggatgacacccgggctttaaagttacagtaccattgacatgacctatctggtacattgttattttcaatgagtggacttcccctttaaagtcATCTTCATTTAAAGAACAGagcttttcattcaaaaacctgGACCGggatgtgttcagaattaaccacatttgatgggagtcagcacacaccttcaaccatttaaagtgccttcAATTAAGCCCAAATACATTTCAGACGTTCTAGTTTCCCGACATCTTTTGCCTGTTTACTTGAATTcctgcactttttttccctctctctcgctctctaaTTGAGATGTAAAGTTATAGGTCATGCTGGAAAATTCTTTGAAAATAATTCATcttgatctctttttttttttttttttttttttaatcacaaaacgCTTCTAAAGCAGAGGTGGCAAAATTACTCACGTTCTGTACTTtggtacaaaatacaaaaaaatatagttgTGAATGCATAAGTACTGATTCAATTCTTTTACTTAAGTCAACAAAAAGTGCAGAATGAAAGGTAAGTTAGTACAAAAGtaaacattcattttttgtGTCAACTTAATACAAAACGTACCAGTTTTGACAACTTGGTACAAAAATGGTGGTGGGAAACTGCACGTAAAATAGcatattttgttgatttattgcTCTTATATtgggaaggacaaaaaaaatacgacACGAttatcatgattaaaaaaaagaagtgttttcAAATGTGGGGATAGGtaaaattaaaagaataataTCCACTCAAGTACAGTCACTCTGTGTACTTCGTGATCTCCCACCACCGGTCTTGTATTTGAAATAATTGCTGTGGGATGGGCGAACATGGCTTACCTTCAAACGTCCAGACGACGACGCTCGCACCACAGAAAATCATCAATATATCGACAAACTCGGCTTTTAAAAACAACTTCTGATGAAAAGTAGATCCTAAAATGATTCCCCGAGTTGTACGTTAAGTAAAGGGTAAGGAAAGGGTCAATGTCGggacccccaaaaatgacaataacgaaaaaaaaaaaagtgaaaacaagaCAAGTGTTACATCGGCGTCCGTCTGCGGGACTTTCAAGTGCATCACTGGCAGAGCCAGGACTATATGATGAGTTCAAGGCTACTCGAATTTTTTCGATTCCTCACAAATGCAACGTGCGTTtgcggtttatttattttttaacaagaaaTAACAAGAATTCATGGCTACCATTCTTCATATATCCGTGTGAAATTCGATTCGCTTACAGAGCTGTCTTGAATACGTTAATGGAGAGGGCAATACAGAAGTGTTTTTATTTGCGTGTACAGGACTCGCTGGAATGGTCACTTTACGAGGGAAATTGAACACATCGCGCTACAGCAGCAGCTGGTCGCGAGCGCACcaaattacaattaaataatCGCATTTTACAAATTGACATTAACACATTAAATAGTTCGTCATTATTTTGCGTCCAAAAGGCGTCTAATAGAATTCACAATTCATTTTTAAGGTGACCAAATATCACACATTCGTCTTTTGCCCAAAACAGAAGTTTCTCGGCTTCCGTAGTGCCTGCGGAAACATGGCTGCTCAGGCCAGCAGGACGTTGCTGTTCTCCGTTAGTCGTTTAAACGTCGTCGGACTCCCGACTTTGTCGAACAGGTTGACATACGCGGCAGCATTGCACATACGTTCGGATGGAAATAAAAGTGAGTGATGCACGCGTTTTTGCTGTAGATCAGGATGAACATCAGCAATAGCTTTGCGCTAAGCTAAACGCATAGTGCTATCGCGAGGTCACTACACGCAATAAGCGTCTTCTGTTTTTCCACTCTGGCGGATTTTATCTCTCTCCATTTGACCATCTTCAAAATCGAAGTGGGAGCAAAATGCGTAGtcacaaaatatgttttggtcagaatgtgGTCAGAGGTTAAGTCAAATTTGTCTTCGGCTCACATGATTTGTTCTCGTGGACCAttggacttttattttctttaacgcTAGCAAATATTCGTTCTACGTAATAatacttaaaatatatgctattttttcatatattaaAGTGGGAGCAAAATGTGTAGCAATGAAATGTTTTAGTCGCGAATGTTGTCAAATTTGTCTGTGGCTCACATTGATGACGTAATTCTCAAAAGATTTGTTCTCTTATCTTTAACGCTAGCAAATTGTCGTTATAATACttaaaattgattatttttttaatataagcTTTGAATGACTGCAAGAAATCACCTTGCTCACAAGTGTgtggcatacattttttttaaaaaaaacaaaaacttcatcATTCCGTTCAGATCTCCCTGACAAAGGCGGGAGAGGACCGATGATCAGAAGGCCCCGAAGAGAGGTAAagtaaaatgtctgacttgttcTACATTATGAATGATATGTGCGGTGGGAATAAAAATGGTGTAAACCTGTGTGTGTCGGTCTTGGGCGCTCTCAGGCGGGACCACCTAGGACGGAAAAGATGACTGAGGACCTGGACTGGACGGCGGTATACCCGGCGGCGGCCCCTTTCAGAGCCAGCGCCGTGCCTCTACCCGTGAGGATGGGCTACCCTGTGAAAAGAGGGGTCCCCCCAGAGAAGAAGGGCAACCTGGAGCTGATCAAGGTGAGATATTGCTATTGATCATTGCTATGGATTAGCGTACGTgcgtaaaatacaaaatgtattggCAAATTATGATGACGGACGACAtatttttactttcacttttAACTGTACACGAGGTGCATTCAAAGACCCCCAACAAAACTGGACATGTCAAAAGACATGAAGGAAGAAAAATATCAATGAATTGAACCTAACAACAACACCAAAATTCCACTAGATGGTGGCAAAGTCATACTTTTGTTGCTTTGGCCTGAGCTAAAAAACTGAATAGGTGAGGTAGTCTGCAAATAACAGAGGATAGGGTGTCGTTTTTCAGTTTCggataaaaaaaagacttgtatAATCATTTAATAGTTTTTGATATAGTTTGCTTATTTACGTTTTCATCTCTGACAAAAGATTCCCAACTTTCTCCACTTGACGCCAGCAGCCATCAGGAAACACTGTGAAGCTCTCAAACGTAAGTacgctcattttttttattgatgtatttaaaaaaaaaaaacgaaaaactgaAAAGATGACTGAAACGCCGGCAGCGTTCTGCACCGCGTGGCCGTCCGCCTTGGACACGGACGGCGAGTGCGAGCGCCACTTCCCCATCCAGGTGGAGAGCAGCGATTACGTGTCGGCGGGCCTGTCCGTACGAAACCCCGCCGCTCGCGTCGTTCATCTCAGAGTGAGTTTTGCGCTGCTTTTTCCTCAAACGCTCGACATCGGTCGGTATCGTCAGACTCTCCATGAATGCAAACCAACATCCGCCACGAATCCAACTTGTTCTTTATCGCGCTCGTCGTctccaactatttttttataatattttgaagtctcatatagagcttgtgcgcctacgtcatcaaatcatgtCTCTGGCCggtcaattaacctaccgttaactccacacaggcagtgcccgggatcgaactctggtcctcagaactgtgaggcagaggctCTAACCAGTTGACCACTCCCACCTATTATCATATTTTCCCCTTTCAATTTTGATAGAAATTAAAGTAATCCATTCcaggcacacaaaaaacaaactattttttgtttgtttgtttctatgtccaATGCAATTGTGCTCTTTCTGGTGTGCAGGCTTTGGCCACTAGGGGGCAGTTCAACGTGtaataaatacacaaagacaACTGTCTCTTCTAAAGTTTGTGAGCTCCACCAACATCAGTAATTTTtctcagaggataaagaatatatgactgtCAGTATAgttatattattacatatacaacttttttggaaatgaaaattgtaaaaataatttattagaAATTAAGTCCTTATTTGTTGGAAAATATAACTGatgtcaaattttttttcctatgattGTAACTTTttatctaaaaacaaaatatattttctataaAACTTTttgttctaaaaatacaaacttcttgtaaaatgttaaaaaaagagaaaaagttcAAAATAGACTTATTTATAATCGTTCTAATTTTCTTTCTAAAATGAAAATCACCTCTAAACCTTTTACTAATATAAAGAGCCAACCTTTGTCAcaagtttaacatttttattggaaaaaaaaatagtctgtcGCAAAATAATTTGCTTATCCCGCCTAAATTCCCAGaatatgtttttgggggggattattttttttattttttttttttgggatgatgcGCAGGTGAAGCTTTCCAGTTTGAACCTGGATGACCACGccaggaaaaaaatgatcaaactgGTCGGGGAGCGATACTGCAAACGCACGGACGTTCTCACCATCACGACAAACAGGTGAACGCTCACACATTCATTTCGGTGACTGtatttgatgaaatattttttttttttaaatgtctttgtcTTCCTTAGCTGCCCGCTGAGACAACAGAATTACGACTACGCCATGTACCTGCTGACCGTCCTTTACCACGAGTCCTGGGTGAGCGCAAATAAAATCttctgagaaagaaagaaaggaaacgAGTCAGTCGCGTCCAGCGCATCTTGACTTTCCCGTCATGCTCACGGCAGGAAGTAGCAAACAATCCACTGACCTTTAGCGCAAACAATGACCGCTACAGTCCGTGTGCAAGTGTcggcatgttttggggtttttttttgtgtgtaatgcTATTCCACAAAGAGAGGGCTTGTTATCTGCTAGCACAGAAGTGATCGTATACCTCCACTTCGCAAATGACTCTGGAAACCCGTGTCGGGCCTTTCATGTCTGAGCCACAAGTTCGTGGGAACGAAGGACTCGCAGCCTTAAaggttctcaaacattttacaccaagtactgtgcctccttaaaaaaaaaaaaagaaaactcttcattatgaccaacattaaaatacagtttggtcaaaaattgaagttttttgtccctccatccatccattttccttgccgcttatcctcacgagcgtcgcggggagtgctggagcctatcccagttgtcaacaggcagtaggcggggtacaccctgaactggtcgccagccaatcgcacggcacatcgagacaaacagccgcactaacactcacagctaggggcaatttagcatgttttttgggacgtgggaggaaaccagagtgccaggcacagggagaacatgtcaactccacacaggcggggccgggattgaacccgggacctcagaactgtgaggcccatgcttttaccagctgacccagtaTTCCGCCAGGTTTTTTCCTAAAAACTATAATCAACACTATTTGAAGTCGCTTTAACATTATGCACCATTTTGACATTCACGCTACGTTTAAATCAAGATAAGTCACTCGCTGTTGGAGTAAATCAGCtcacttttatttgtatttattgaaatgtatattactttataatttcttttaatcaaatgtttgtctttcatttatttttaagatatgatattttttattttttttttacttaagagattaaatatattcacttttgtacacttttgtattacgtattttatttttattttccatacgtatttttatttcatacaaaatcattttggatttaatttcccctcaaagaaaaaaaaaaatcaattggctgattttacaaaaatgtttgaagagaTGTGAACCGatttaatttatataaatgtggTAAGAGAACAAGACTAGTTTCACAGCGAcctcctcccccccaaaaaaaaaaaaaaaattataacaaaAGTCTAAGAGCTACTCATAAAATGTGCTTCCTTCAGAAAACGGAGGTGTGGGAGTCCGAGAAGACCGTGGCAGACATGGAGGAGTACTCGTGGGAGGACAGCCCGTCCCAGAAGAACATCTTGGACACGCTGTCGCGCGAGTCCGACGCCGCTGAGGAAGAACGTGAGCGTCTGTTGGGCAGAAGCGAAGTGCAAGAGTACAAGGACTCGGTCGTCAGACTGAAGAACCAAGGGGGCAGCGAGGACGCCATGCGGCAGTACAAAGAGGCCGTCAAGAAGGTCCTCAAGATATGACCTGCAAGCGACCTTACAAAGGACATATACCGTACTATGACCTCTACTATACCGAATTTGTTGTAACATCGCCAACTGGCTTTCTGCAGAACGTCAGGTGACCAAATAGGAAAATGACGTCCTGAGTGCGCAGCGGCGACTACTGGCTGACAACACGAATTTTGTACCCCAATTTGCGATATCGTTTGCTGTTTTCTGCCCCTCACCTGAACCATAAGAAAGTCTTTTGTCCGATTTTCCCAAATGTGGGAGCTGCTTACACATATATACGAtgtcatttcattcaaataaacAGAGGAAGAGTCTCTGATTTCCTACTTTAAATATCCATATTTTGGGAAGATTAACAGGGAATGAGTTgatatggagctcgtgcacgaGTATTTAcgtgaagtcacgtgactggccagaagtgccggtcaagcaaagcattgctcaatgctaagacGGTTGGAGActgcacgaaaatatgtctgattgcacgacgcccagagttttgtccaataccgtgaaacatttagaaagtggaAAAATGAGTGACAcgtggcatagaggacccatatttaatgccgaactccatgtttttgatgttttcccctggttttacaaaaacttgtattcattaactatgattggaaaaaaaaaaaaagatttaatatattggctaacatttttttgtacatttttgtattatgtaatttaataattttccctcaaagaaaaaaatgaattgcttaattttataaaaacatgtaaaaagttggtacacgaagcgtgttgtggccacacgttaaacttcggtaaacctctccgtgacagattatttatttttttttaaatatgcattgttctgaaatgagtcCAATCCAtatgtgaaaaaagaaaataaactgctgggataggcttcagcccccgtacacggaagcgtgttgcggccacacgttaacctacgtaaacctctgtgtgaccgacggtttattttctttttttaaatacacattcgactcatttgagaacaatgcatacttttaaaaaaaaaaaaaaaaaaaatctttcggggagaggtttaccaaagattaactTGTGGTCGCAACAGGCTTCGTGTACGTTGTAGTTGAcgccctgtcattttttttttaatccattgttctcaaatgagccaacttggcattgtaaatacttcttggaaatttgacattgagaagaataattcctacctgaaatgaagtgatcgctacacggtcatgtgtatttggttgggcaccatccatcacgtttaattgccgaaatccatcgatcttttctgatattttcagctggtattccatggaATGATCCCTTTGAATATCTgcctcgtctgttgtaacaaccaacagcagaacaagtctcgggcattgtgaatattcttctccggttcaatgtcgagcagctctatttgaccggcaatatggcggcgtgaaaatggtgacgtcacgtgcacaagctctataacaGAGCTGTTGTAGCAAtagcattaattttttttgtgaaattaaaattaCGTTCAAAAGATGTCTGCACCTAGAAAATGCGTTCGTTCATAGGCGCTGTGCTGGCTGAAAGATGCGCCGCTGTGTTCAATAAACAGTCAACTTTGCTTTAAGTAACCCAATGCGGGGACTAACAACAACAAGCGTGGCGCTGAGTTCTTGGACAAATCCACCGTTGTCGAGCAAGCAAGGCCGTGCAGAAATCTTGACGGACCCGACCCAAAGCCAGTCTCGCCATCTATGAGTCCACTAACAGTTACCAGCTGCGTGTAGCAGCAGTCATAAAAAACAGCAGAGAAAATGCATGCTAGTTTGTCGTGATTATTCCATTCGAAAAATGTCTCCCTGGTAAGGGGCcctaaaactttgaaaagttcCAGATCAGAACCGCCTTCAAAGCCTTCAGTCAGTTGTTGCCTTCCCCAACCAGCTCGTACTTGAACTGATGCACGGTACGTCTTTTCGCAGACGCCTGGTCGCattccatcctcctcctcctcctcttcattctCCAGCTTGCCAAGATCCAAACGGAACATCCCAGCGATACCGCAGCACAGGTGACCAGCGCCACCGGCAGGCCGTGATATCCGGGTCTTAAATCCGCCGAGGTGTCTTCTCCGCCAGGGGTTGAACTTCGATCCTTAGGCGACGTCTGGGTCCTCAAATTGTGAGAGTCTCGCTCTTCAAGTGACGTCTGGGTACTCGGATCGTTAGTGCCCTGCTCTGTTGTACTTTGGTCATTTTTGGTCTGCTCTTTAACCGACATT
Coding sequences:
- the mrps35 gene encoding small ribosomal subunit protein mS35 isoform X2, translating into MQHLPDKGGRGPMIRRPRREAGPPRTEKMTEDLDWTAVYPAAAPFRASAVPLPVRMGYPVKRGVPPEKKGNLELIKIPNFLHLTPAAIRKHCEALKPFCTAWPSALDTDGECERHFPIQVESSDYVSAGLSVRNPAARVVHLRVKLSSLNLDDHARKKMIKLVGERYCKRTDVLTITTNSCPLRQQNYDYAMYLLTVLYHESWKTEVWESEKTVADMEEYSWEDSPSQKNILDTLSRESDAAEEERERLLGRSEVQEYKDSVVRLKNQGGSEDAMRQYKEAVKKVLKI
- the mrps35 gene encoding small ribosomal subunit protein mS35 isoform X1; this encodes MAAQASRTLLFSVSRLNVVGLPTLSNRLTYAAALHIRSDGNKNLPDKGGRGPMIRRPRREAGPPRTEKMTEDLDWTAVYPAAAPFRASAVPLPVRMGYPVKRGVPPEKKGNLELIKIPNFLHLTPAAIRKHCEALKPFCTAWPSALDTDGECERHFPIQVESSDYVSAGLSVRNPAARVVHLRVKLSSLNLDDHARKKMIKLVGERYCKRTDVLTITTNSCPLRQQNYDYAMYLLTVLYHESWKTEVWESEKTVADMEEYSWEDSPSQKNILDTLSRESDAAEEERERLLGRSEVQEYKDSVVRLKNQGGSEDAMRQYKEAVKKVLKI
- the mrps35 gene encoding small ribosomal subunit protein mS35 isoform X3; translation: MIRRPRREAGPPRTEKMTEDLDWTAVYPAAAPFRASAVPLPVRMGYPVKRGVPPEKKGNLELIKIPNFLHLTPAAIRKHCEALKPFCTAWPSALDTDGECERHFPIQVESSDYVSAGLSVRNPAARVVHLRVKLSSLNLDDHARKKMIKLVGERYCKRTDVLTITTNSCPLRQQNYDYAMYLLTVLYHESWKTEVWESEKTVADMEEYSWEDSPSQKNILDTLSRESDAAEEERERLLGRSEVQEYKDSVVRLKNQGGSEDAMRQYKEAVKKVLKI